The genome window ACCTGTTTGGAACAGAAGATGCTTTAATTAGATTTGATATGTCTGAATATATGGAAAAACATACTGTATCCAGACTTATAGGTGCACCACCAGGATACGTAGGATACGAAGAAGGTGGACAGCTTACAGAAGCAGTAAGGAGAAGACCTTATTCTGTAATACTGTTTGATGAAATAGAAAAGGCACACCCAGATGTGTTTAATATCTTTCTCCAGATTTTTGATGATGGTAGGCTTACAGACTCATTTGGTAGAGTTGTTGATTTCAGCAACACAATTATAATTATGACATCCAACCTTGGAGCAAGGCTGATACTGGAAAGTGGAAAGGTAGGGTTTGAGCAAAAATCAGGAATGCTTGATTATGAAGAAATGAAAAAGAATGTTCTCCAGCAGGTTAGAAAACATTTCAGCCCCGAATTCCTGAACCGACTTGATGAAGTAATAGTATTCAAGCCACTGGACAAAGAAGTAATGAAAGGTATAATTGATATACAACTTAAAGAGATTAACAAAAGGCTAAAAGAATGGGGAATAACTGTAAAACTGTCCAGGAAGTTTGTAGATTATCTAATAGAAAAAGAATTCAGACCAGAATTTGGAGCAAGGTCTATCAAAAGAGCACTGCAATCACTGGTGGAAGACCTACTGGCAGAAGAGATACTCAAAGGCAAACTACCACCTGGCTCTACAGCAGAAGTAATTGTGAAAAAGGATGGTTCAGTTGGTATAAAAGTGAAAAAACCAAAACAAACAAAGAAAAAAGAAAAAGAAGTAGCAACTACCTAAATATAACAGGGGGATTAATCCCCCTATTTTTTATTCTTTTTACTCTACTTTTCCCCTCATCAATCAAAGCTCAAGAAAATAATCAAACTCTTCAAACAGGAAATCTTGCTGAAGAAGTAAAAAAGGTTTATCGTCTTAGAAAAATAGAAATAAAAGGCCTTAAATATGTTAAGCCTGAACTTATATATCCTCTCATTACCATAGGAAAAGGGGCAATAGTTACAAGGGATAATGTTGCCCAGATAATCAGAGACCTTTATAAGTTAGGATATTTTCAGGATATAGAGGCTTACACAAGATACACAGAGAATGGGATAGACCTGATTTTTGTGTTCAAAGAACTTCCTGTTGTTCAAAAAATTGAGTTTGAAGGAAATGATGAGATATCAGATGAAGACTTAATGCAGGTTCTGGGAATTGTTACCAAAGAAAGAACAGAATCGGGAGCTATGTTGCCTTTTTCCACAATAGGCCCTGAACTTGCAGAAAAAATGGCATCTATCCGTAGAGGACTGGGAAGAGTTTTCTCTCCTGATGAAATTAATAAAATGATACAGGCTATTAAAAAGAAATATGAGAAAGAAGGTTTTTATAATGTAAAGGTATCCTACTACTTTAAAGGTTCAACTCTCGTTTTCAAGATAGACGAAGGACAACAGGCATATGTTGCAAAGATAAATATAATAGGAAACAAACAGCTCAGCGAAGATGAAATAAAAGATGTAATGGAAACCAAAGAAAGAAGTGTATGGAAATTAAGATTTCATCCAAGACTTCAGAAAGATGTTCTTCTGGAAGATATAGAAAGAATAAGAAATCTATATATCAAAAAAGGCTTTTTTGAAGTTCAGATTGATAAACCAGAAATAAAATTGAAAAACGGAGAAGAGTACTATATCACAATCAGAATACATGAGGGTCCCAGGTATAAACTCTCAGGAATTGAGTTTAAAAATAACAATTACTATACCCGTGAAGAATTACTAAAAAAATTCAAAGATGACCTTAAAATTGGAGATTATTATAACGGAGAGATTATAGAAAGAATAAAAAAGGAGATTACTGACAAATACACAAATCTTGGATTTGTATTTGCAATGGTATTTGATGAAAAAGTACTTGATAAAAAAGCCAAGAAAGTAAAAGTAGTATATGACATACAGCCAGGAAAAGTATTCTATGTAGATAAAATAGATATTTCAGGGAACTATGAATCAAGGGACTACGTAATAAGAAGGGAACTTAGATTTGCCCCTGGTGATTTATTTAAAAGACAATCCTTATACCGAAGCCAGTCCAGACTTTATGCCCTCGGTTTCTATGACGCCATAGGCTTTGACCCACATGTGAAAGAACAGGAAGGAAAAATAGATGTAGACGTAAAAGTAAGAGAAAGATTTACAGGCCAAATTTCCGTAGGTGCAGGATAC of Persephonella sp. IF05-L8 contains these proteins:
- the bamA gene encoding outer membrane protein assembly factor BamA, encoding MKAQENNQTLQTGNLAEEVKKVYRLRKIEIKGLKYVKPELIYPLITIGKGAIVTRDNVAQIIRDLYKLGYFQDIEAYTRYTENGIDLIFVFKELPVVQKIEFEGNDEISDEDLMQVLGIVTKERTESGAMLPFSTIGPELAEKMASIRRGLGRVFSPDEINKMIQAIKKKYEKEGFYNVKVSYYFKGSTLVFKIDEGQQAYVAKINIIGNKQLSEDEIKDVMETKERSVWKLRFHPRLQKDVLLEDIERIRNLYIKKGFFEVQIDKPEIKLKNGEEYYITIRIHEGPRYKLSGIEFKNNNYYTREELLKKFKDDLKIGDYYNGEIIERIKKEITDKYTNLGFVFAMVFDEKVLDKKAKKVKVVYDIQPGKVFYVDKIDISGNYESRDYVIRRELRFAPGDLFKRQSLYRSQSRLYALGFYDAIGFDPHVKEQEGKIDVDVKVRERFTGQISVGAGYSQLTGLSAFLSLRKGNFMGTGDTAGISLTLGTNYRNNSISYIHKWAFYKPVDLGFNLYDRYVDYTTFVSVKQGFSPTLSWELSEYWRVGTGITIERGKYKNITEDAPYRIKAQAGSYNLVATYLNFTYSDINNPILPTRGSNFSITFKVGYGTRGFYKTALSYSKIFPDEIFYTDWIFSFKGRYGIVEKMNDKIPLDEYFFVGGDFSIRGFDYGMAGPYDDNKNPIGSKQEIIFNFQLSHPIAERFLWGYIFTDIGKGYDNGNPFDNMYYSVGGGLKIVTPMAPIDIYYGKVLNAPPGVNDARIGFVLGTFF